One segment of Nostoc piscinale CENA21 DNA contains the following:
- a CDS encoding CHAT domain-containing protein, whose protein sequence is MSALIVFATISQITQPAALIPNFYQVAVQNVTAPITENLLSANPQQTLEQGMQLYRTENFSEAAKLFQQAAGGFQAQADHLNQALALNYLALSEQQIGQLPQAQKAIADSLALLKIAAQRNSYDYLSILAQAWNTQGQVQLASGHSQEALTSWEQATAIYTKLGDDAGKIGSQLNQTQALQALGLYRRARITLIQVNELLEKQPASPLKVTGLLNLGNTLRLMGDLTQKNAEGKTIEQLGSLQVLEKSLSLAEQVYPQLIPDIQLSLGNTAQALSLGQNPDEKHQKLADALAYYTKATLAKSPLTRLQAKLNQMRLLMDQQKWQQVQSLWPEIQQQLDAVPVNRTTIYARIHFAQSLTCLKQLTEPARMGMNANCPKNEILADGSFSNVKNLETVQLTGANVEWKAIGQMIASAVDQAKMLKDRRAEAYALGTLGNLYEQTHQWQEAQQLTQQALKLAEGIGASDIAYRWHWQLGRILKAQDNPRRNEQAAIAAYTKAVNNLKLLRSDLVAINREVQFSFQEGVEPVYRELVSLLLQNSPYQEDSAANQQNLKTARDVIESLQLAELDNFFRTACLDAKPVQIDEIDPKAAVIYPIILRDRLEVIVSLPNKAQNQKQNLLLRSKPIPVSQTEVEKTIQELRAKLVTRSTREFLPISQKVYNWLIKDIEPQLQAHKVENLVFVLDGALRSVPMAALHDGKEYLIQKGYNIALTPGLHLLPTRSFSREKPRTIAAGITEAVGTFEGLPSVEQEINTIKQQVPARVLLDSQFTKIALEKTIKSFGAPVVHLATHGQFASNAEDTFILTWKNSQIKDPTLAGDRVNVNELSSLLQTRETSQKNAIELLVLSACQTASGDKRAGLGIAGFALRSGARSTLATLWSVDDQATAMIMGEFYKQFANTKETKAEALRRAQLLLLADPNYRHPFYWAPYVLVGNWL, encoded by the coding sequence ATGTCTGCACTAATTGTTTTTGCCACAATATCACAAATTACTCAGCCAGCTGCCTTGATTCCCAACTTTTACCAAGTGGCGGTGCAAAATGTTACTGCACCCATCACAGAAAATCTGCTATCAGCAAATCCGCAACAAACTTTAGAACAGGGAATGCAACTTTACCGAACTGAAAATTTTAGCGAAGCGGCTAAATTGTTTCAGCAAGCGGCGGGAGGCTTTCAAGCACAAGCAGATCATCTCAATCAAGCCCTAGCATTAAATTATCTGGCATTATCAGAACAGCAAATTGGACAATTACCCCAAGCGCAAAAAGCGATCGCGGACAGTTTGGCATTATTAAAAATAGCGGCACAAAGAAATTCCTACGACTATTTGTCAATTCTTGCCCAAGCTTGGAACACTCAAGGACAAGTACAATTAGCATCAGGACATTCCCAAGAAGCATTAACAAGTTGGGAGCAAGCAACAGCTATTTATACAAAATTGGGTGATGATGCGGGGAAAATTGGTAGCCAACTAAATCAAACTCAAGCATTACAAGCATTAGGATTATATCGTCGAGCGAGAATTACTTTAATTCAGGTAAATGAATTACTCGAAAAACAACCCGCTTCTCCCCTAAAAGTGACGGGACTGCTGAATTTAGGTAATACCTTGCGGTTGATGGGTGATTTAACTCAAAAAAATGCTGAAGGAAAAACAATAGAACAACTTGGTTCTTTGCAAGTGTTAGAGAAAAGTTTATCCCTAGCTGAACAAGTATATCCACAATTAATTCCCGACATTCAGTTGAGTTTAGGAAACACCGCTCAAGCTTTAAGTTTAGGGCAGAATCCTGACGAGAAACACCAAAAACTTGCCGATGCTTTAGCTTATTACACTAAAGCGACCCTAGCTAAATCACCATTAACTCGGTTACAGGCAAAACTAAATCAAATGCGCCTATTAATGGATCAGCAAAAATGGCAGCAAGTCCAAAGTTTGTGGCCAGAAATTCAGCAACAACTAGATGCTGTACCAGTAAATCGCACAACTATATATGCGCGGATTCACTTTGCTCAGAGTTTGACTTGTTTGAAACAGCTAACTGAACCTGCCAGGATGGGAATGAATGCTAATTGTCCAAAAAATGAGATATTAGCTGATGGAAGTTTCAGTAATGTCAAAAACCTCGAAACTGTGCAATTAACTGGGGCAAATGTGGAATGGAAAGCGATCGGGCAAATGATTGCCAGTGCAGTTGACCAAGCTAAAATGCTCAAGGATAGGCGTGCAGAAGCTTATGCTTTAGGAACATTAGGTAATTTATACGAACAAACTCACCAGTGGCAAGAAGCCCAACAATTGACTCAGCAAGCTTTAAAATTGGCTGAAGGAATTGGTGCATCGGATATTGCTTATCGTTGGCATTGGCAATTAGGTAGAATTCTCAAGGCGCAAGATAATCCACGACGTAACGAACAAGCAGCGATCGCAGCTTACACCAAAGCGGTGAATAATCTCAAATTATTGCGGAGTGATTTAGTGGCGATTAACCGGGAAGTCCAATTCTCCTTTCAAGAGGGAGTAGAACCGGTTTATCGGGAACTCGTGAGTTTATTGCTGCAAAATTCGCCCTATCAAGAAGATTCCGCAGCTAATCAACAAAATCTCAAAACGGCCAGGGATGTCATTGAATCATTGCAATTAGCTGAGTTAGATAACTTTTTTCGCACAGCTTGTTTAGATGCGAAACCTGTGCAGATTGACGAGATTGATCCTAAAGCCGCAGTAATTTATCCGATTATTTTACGCGATCGCTTAGAGGTGATTGTTTCTTTACCTAACAAAGCCCAAAACCAAAAACAAAACTTATTATTACGCTCCAAACCCATTCCAGTTTCCCAAACCGAAGTAGAAAAGACCATTCAAGAATTAAGAGCCAAATTAGTCACACGTTCAACGCGGGAATTTTTGCCAATTTCCCAAAAAGTTTATAACTGGTTAATTAAAGATATCGAACCCCAATTGCAAGCACACAAAGTAGAAAACCTAGTGTTTGTCTTAGATGGCGCATTGCGGAGTGTACCAATGGCCGCACTCCATGATGGGAAAGAATATTTGATTCAAAAAGGCTATAACATTGCACTCACACCAGGGTTACACCTATTACCGACTCGTTCCTTCAGTAGAGAAAAGCCACGCACCATTGCAGCCGGAATCACAGAAGCTGTAGGAACCTTTGAAGGATTACCCAGTGTTGAACAAGAAATTAACACCATTAAACAACAAGTACCAGCGCGAGTCCTGCTAGATAGTCAATTTACTAAAATTGCCCTAGAAAAAACAATCAAGTCATTTGGCGCACCAGTGGTTCATCTTGCAACTCACGGTCAATTTGCTTCTAACGCCGAAGATACCTTTATTTTAACTTGGAAAAATTCGCAAATTAAAGACCCAACCTTAGCAGGCGATCGCGTTAATGTTAACGAATTAAGTTCATTATTACAAACCAGAGAAACCAGCCAAAAAAACGCGATCGAGCTATTAGTTTTGAGTGCTTGTCAAACAGCTAGTGGCGATAAACGTGCTGGCTTAGGAATTGCTGGATTTGCACTGCGTTCTGGGGCGCGTAGTACATTAGCAACATTATGGAGTGTTGATGATCAAGCTACTGCCATGATTATGGGAGAGTTTTATAAACAGTTTGCTAATACCAAAGAGACGAAAGCGGAAGCTTTAAGACGCGCTCAACTTCTGCTTTTGGCAGATCCTAATTATAGGCATCCTTTTTATTGGGCTCCTTACGTTTTAGTAGGTAATTGGTTATAA
- a CDS encoding ShlB/FhaC/HecB family hemolysin secretion/activation protein, with amino-acid sequence MDIRVSENKTFSAQVNLNNNRVPSIGSFQRQIQFNQANLLGLGDGLSVAYANTDGSNDIDVSYTLPVNPYNGTVQFQYNYTTSNVVEEPFDVLDIEGRSQDFAITFRQPLIQTPTTEFALGITANRRNSDIGYLEALAGERVPFPSPGSVDGQTRLSVLRFFQDWTQRNSREVFAARSQFSFGIDAFDATNSGAPPDSRFFSWRGQAQWVRLLAPETLLLLRADAQLADRALVPLEQFGLGGQQTVRGYRQDLLLTDNAVFVSAELRYPILRAPQLGGVLQLTPFVDYGTAYNSSNRADPDPSSLASVGVGLLWQSDRINARFDWGIPLIDANSQNNTLQENGLYFSLVYTQPF; translated from the coding sequence ATTGATATTAGGGTCTCTGAAAACAAAACCTTCAGCGCCCAGGTGAATTTAAATAACAATCGAGTTCCGAGTATTGGCAGTTTTCAAAGGCAAATTCAATTTAATCAAGCCAATTTATTGGGATTAGGTGATGGACTTTCCGTTGCTTATGCCAACACCGATGGCAGTAATGATATTGATGTTAGCTACACATTACCAGTCAATCCCTACAATGGGACTGTGCAGTTTCAATATAACTACACCACTAGCAATGTCGTAGAAGAACCTTTTGATGTTTTAGATATTGAAGGTAGATCCCAAGACTTTGCCATCACATTTCGCCAACCACTGATTCAAACTCCCACCACAGAATTTGCCTTGGGAATTACAGCCAATCGCCGCAACAGTGATATTGGCTATTTAGAAGCTTTGGCTGGGGAACGTGTTCCCTTTCCTTCGCCGGGATCTGTAGATGGACAAACTCGGCTTTCGGTGCTGCGATTTTTTCAAGATTGGACACAACGTAATAGTAGAGAAGTATTTGCAGCCCGATCGCAATTTAGTTTTGGCATAGATGCCTTTGATGCTACCAACAGTGGCGCACCACCAGATAGTAGGTTTTTCTCTTGGCGGGGACAAGCTCAATGGGTACGCCTGTTAGCACCAGAAACCTTACTCTTGTTAAGAGCCGATGCTCAATTGGCCGACAGAGCATTAGTACCCCTAGAACAGTTTGGTTTGGGTGGTCAACAAACAGTCCGCGGCTATCGCCAAGATTTACTCTTGACAGATAATGCAGTTTTTGTGTCGGCTGAGTTACGTTATCCTATTCTCCGCGCCCCGCAATTAGGAGGTGTACTACAATTAACGCCATTTGTTGATTATGGTACTGCTTACAACAGTTCCAATCGTGCTGATCCTGATCCTAGTAGCCTTGCTTCCGTTGGCGTGGGATTATTATGGCAAAGCGATCGCATTAATGCCCGATTTGACTGGGGTATTCCTTTAATTGATGCCAATTCCCAGAATAATACTTTACAGGAAAATGGTTTGTATTTTTCTTTAGTTTATACTCAACCATTTTAG
- a CDS encoding POTRA domain-containing protein, with the protein MSVEYFLSLKDYRRSLNRLIFLPLFLGNLSPSLVQAQTGNIHLVAQARPNLPPPENLPRPQLPQPTPPETPTLPAPEDLFRTPNETNPPPATIPSGIQDTIRVDRFEVVGSTVFSSEELAKVTQEFTGKPISFAELLRASDAVTKLYTDKGYISSGAFIPADQTFKARGGVVKIQVIEGSVESIEVRGLKRLNPDYVRSRIAVATGKPLNVNKLLQALQLLQLNPLIKNISAELAAGSRPGTIGIIFDF; encoded by the coding sequence ATGTCCGTTGAATATTTTTTGAGTCTGAAAGATTATAGGCGATCGCTCAATCGGCTGATCTTCCTACCCTTGTTTCTTGGCAATTTATCTCCTAGTCTTGTGCAAGCACAGACGGGAAATATTCATCTAGTAGCTCAAGCCAGACCAAATTTACCACCACCAGAAAATTTACCAAGACCACAGCTACCACAACCAACTCCACCAGAAACTCCCACTTTACCAGCGCCAGAAGATTTATTCCGCACTCCCAACGAAACTAATCCACCACCAGCAACAATTCCCAGTGGTATCCAAGATACAATTCGAGTTGATCGCTTTGAAGTAGTGGGTAGTACCGTATTTAGCAGTGAAGAATTGGCAAAAGTCACGCAAGAATTTACTGGTAAACCCATATCCTTTGCAGAACTGCTCAGAGCCAGTGATGCTGTGACAAAACTCTATACAGACAAAGGATACATTTCTTCAGGAGCATTTATCCCGGCTGATCAAACCTTTAAGGCCAGAGGTGGTGTCGTCAAAATTCAAGTTATTGAAGGTAGTGTCGAAAGTATAGAAGTGAGGGGACTCAAACGACTTAACCCAGATTATGTGCGGAGTCGCATTGCTGTAGCTACAGGCAAACCCTTGAATGTCAACAAGTTACTCCAAGCACTGCAACTATTACAACTGAACCCTTTAATTAAAAATATCTCGGCAGAGTTGGCGGCTGGTTCTCGTCCAGGGACTATAGGAATCATATTTGATTTTTGA
- a CDS encoding tetratricopeptide repeat protein, giving the protein MKHRFLTATALMTITWFIPLGKIEPAIADQGYTSSLNQLSDLKSNPNQNRIGQQLSVMLVIAGGGVFGWLALRNKKSALSKLLFQKTSLDKTFSPANSISQDVAFKEKLHNNTETTDIATYIKRAYSYFKQGDSQRAIEEFNQAIGINPHNAYLYGERANFRRKNLGDKQGAIDDYSKAIGIHPQNALFYLWRSQAYNDLGEQKKAMEDYNMALRLAPENTMYHSFQNAGNLHE; this is encoded by the coding sequence ATGAAGCACAGATTCCTCACGGCTACAGCACTAATGACAATAACATGGTTCATACCTTTAGGTAAAATTGAACCTGCAATAGCTGATCAAGGCTATACCAGCAGCCTAAATCAACTCAGTGATCTCAAATCCAATCCCAATCAAAATCGCATAGGACAGCAATTATCTGTGATGCTGGTAATTGCAGGTGGTGGAGTATTTGGTTGGCTGGCGCTGAGAAATAAAAAGTCGGCTTTGAGTAAACTGCTTTTTCAAAAAACAAGTTTAGACAAAACTTTCTCTCCAGCAAACTCTATTTCCCAAGACGTAGCTTTTAAAGAAAAATTACATAATAATACAGAAACTACAGATATTGCTACATATATTAAACGAGCTTATAGTTATTTCAAACAAGGGGATAGCCAAAGAGCAATTGAAGAATTTAATCAGGCAATTGGTATCAATCCCCACAATGCTTATTTGTATGGTGAAAGGGCGAATTTCCGGCGTAAGAACCTTGGAGACAAACAAGGAGCCATTGATGACTACAGTAAAGCCATTGGGATTCATCCCCAAAATGCTTTGTTCTATCTTTGGCGTAGTCAGGCTTATAATGACCTAGGTGAGCAGAAAAAAGCTATGGAAGACTATAATATGGCGTTGCGCCTCGCTCCTGAAAATACGATGTATCACTCTTTTCAGAATGCTGGCAACTTGCACGAATAA
- a CDS encoding CHASE2 domain-containing protein: MFAGAKKIFTQPVIVTSVLVTLFLVGVQRLRLLEYFELKVFDQMMQRRADLPPDPRLLIVGFTEEDIQQLKHGTPTDEELDRLLGKLESNQASVIALDFFRDVPINPGHTKLINRLQTSDKIVPICSTTTPPPPGLDANNVGFADLPEDPDAVIRRALLFVSPDSKAPCQSQQSLAVLAALKYLTDTAKIQPEISQTDEGLQLKLGKTLFHRLPQDAGGYVAADNGGFQILLNYRAFHDIARTVSFTEVLNNKVNPDWVEGKIVLIGATAPSKQDIRNTPYATGRQDNTGKMPGIVIHAHIVSEILSAVIDQRRIFWYFPEWGEVIWLWGWTIVGALIGWKIKHPMLLGLSGGGALVGLIGGGFVIFTQAGWVPIAQPVLGLIAAAGSVVVYTAYYEKLQRDKIAHQIQEQEKTIDLLKSLLREGSNTGNEANSPVDSQPQRDQLLNHRYKVTSVLGSGGFGYTYLADDTKRPGSPKCVVKHLQPAQKDPRFLEIARRLFKAEAEILEILGQHKRIPQLLAYFEENQQFYLVQEYVKGHCLQDELVIGKRFEEAEVIKILRDVLKVLVFVHDHNVIHRDIKPSNLMRRETDDRIVLIDFGAVKQIQPQQEEESLTVAVGTLGYAAPEQLMGQPRLNSDIHALGMIGIQALTGKIAKEIERDPQTTVLTWRDKAQVSDGLAAILDRMTYFDYLRRYQTAKEVLEDLDKL; this comes from the coding sequence ATGTTTGCAGGGGCGAAAAAAATATTCACACAGCCAGTCATAGTTACTAGCGTGCTAGTTACACTATTTTTGGTTGGGGTTCAAAGGCTCAGACTCCTAGAATACTTTGAACTCAAGGTGTTTGACCAGATGATGCAAAGGCGTGCAGATTTACCCCCTGACCCCCGCCTGTTGATTGTTGGATTTACAGAAGAAGATATCCAACAACTCAAGCACGGCACCCCTACAGATGAAGAACTAGACCGACTTTTAGGCAAATTAGAAAGTAACCAAGCCAGCGTTATTGCTTTAGATTTCTTTCGAGATGTACCGATCAACCCTGGTCATACCAAATTAATTAACCGCCTGCAAACAAGCGATAAAATTGTTCCAATTTGTAGCACGACAACACCCCCGCCACCAGGGCTAGATGCCAATAATGTCGGATTTGCCGATTTGCCAGAAGATCCTGATGCAGTTATTCGCCGCGCCTTGCTATTTGTGAGTCCTGACTCAAAAGCGCCTTGCCAAAGCCAACAATCTCTAGCAGTTTTAGCCGCACTAAAATATCTAACCGATACAGCCAAAATCCAACCAGAAATTAGCCAAACAGACGAGGGATTACAGTTAAAGCTGGGAAAAACCCTGTTTCATCGTCTACCACAAGATGCAGGCGGTTATGTAGCCGCAGATAATGGTGGCTTTCAAATCTTACTCAACTACCGTGCGTTTCATGATATTGCCCGTACAGTTAGTTTTACAGAGGTACTCAACAATAAAGTTAATCCTGATTGGGTTGAGGGCAAAATCGTTTTAATTGGAGCCACAGCACCCAGTAAACAGGATATCCGTAATACTCCTTATGCTACTGGTAGACAAGACAACACAGGCAAGATGCCTGGAATCGTTATTCATGCCCATATTGTCAGTGAAATTCTCAGTGCAGTTATTGACCAAAGACGCATATTTTGGTATTTCCCGGAATGGGGAGAAGTTATTTGGCTGTGGGGCTGGACTATTGTTGGTGCGTTGATTGGATGGAAAATTAAGCATCCCATGCTTCTGGGATTATCTGGTGGCGGTGCTTTGGTTGGCTTGATAGGTGGTGGCTTTGTCATTTTTACTCAAGCTGGATGGGTACCAATAGCACAGCCTGTCTTGGGCTTAATTGCCGCTGCTGGCAGTGTAGTTGTTTACACTGCATATTATGAAAAACTACAGCGAGATAAAATTGCCCATCAAATTCAAGAACAAGAAAAAACTATAGACCTCTTAAAATCCCTATTACGAGAAGGTAGTAATACTGGTAACGAAGCTAATTCACCAGTTGATAGCCAGCCCCAAAGGGATCAATTGCTGAACCACCGTTACAAAGTGACAAGTGTATTAGGTTCAGGGGGTTTTGGTTATACTTACTTAGCCGATGATACTAAGCGCCCTGGTTCGCCAAAATGTGTTGTCAAGCATTTACAACCTGCTCAGAAAGACCCTAGATTTTTGGAAATTGCTAGACGTTTATTTAAGGCAGAGGCAGAAATTTTAGAGATTTTGGGTCAGCACAAACGCATTCCCCAACTATTGGCTTATTTTGAAGAAAATCAACAATTTTATCTTGTACAGGAATATGTCAAAGGACATTGCTTACAAGATGAGTTGGTTATTGGTAAGCGTTTTGAGGAAGCTGAGGTAATTAAAATCTTAAGGGATGTGTTAAAGGTACTAGTATTTGTCCATGATCATAATGTCATCCACAGAGATATTAAACCGAGCAATTTGATGCGACGGGAAACCGACGATAGGATAGTATTGATTGACTTTGGTGCAGTTAAACAAATTCAACCACAGCAAGAAGAAGAAAGCTTAACAGTGGCCGTGGGTACTCTGGGTTATGCTGCGCCTGAACAACTTATGGGTCAGCCCAGGTTAAACAGTGATATTCATGCCCTGGGTATGATTGGAATTCAAGCTTTAACGGGAAAAATTGCTAAAGAAATTGAGCGTGACCCCCAGACAACTGTGCTAACTTGGCGCGATAAAGCACAAGTTTCTGATGGTTTAGCTGCGATATTAGACAGGATGACTTATTTTGATTATCTCAGAAGATATCAAACTGCTAAAGAAGTTCTTGAGGATTTGGATAAGCTTTAG
- a CDS encoding superoxide dismutase family protein codes for MKFISYIVVACLVLLTACASPSNGAESPLKAQAQISGPGITGTLKAVQNSELQSVWVAVELKGDPKILTPGLHGVHIHEKGACEAGTEKPFSSAGGHFDPGPFGSSTPVEKNHPYHLGDLPNIKINPLGQGRLEAFISSVTLADSPISLFDGDGSAVIIHKLQDQKKSGGTADEAGGGRLACGAIAKVR; via the coding sequence ATGAAATTTATCTCTTACATCGTTGTTGCCTGTCTAGTACTACTAACAGCTTGTGCTTCTCCTTCCAACGGTGCTGAGTCACCATTAAAAGCTCAAGCCCAAATTAGTGGCCCTGGGATTACAGGGACGCTGAAAGCCGTACAAAATAGCGAACTTCAGTCTGTGTGGGTGGCTGTGGAACTTAAAGGTGATCCCAAAATCTTGACTCCAGGATTACATGGCGTTCACATTCATGAAAAAGGTGCTTGTGAAGCAGGTACAGAAAAGCCTTTTAGTTCTGCTGGTGGACACTTTGACCCAGGCCCCTTTGGTTCATCAACTCCGGTAGAAAAGAATCATCCTTATCATTTAGGTGATTTACCCAATATTAAAATTAATCCTTTAGGTCAAGGTCGTTTAGAAGCATTTATTAGCAGTGTGACTCTTGCTGATAGTCCCATCAGCTTATTTGATGGTGATGGTAGTGCAGTTATTATCCATAAACTCCAGGATCAAAAGAAATCTGGTGGTACAGCCGATGAAGCTGGCGGTGGTCGTCTAGCTTGTGGTGCGATCGCCAAGGTAAGGTAA